A window of Castanea sativa cultivar Marrone di Chiusa Pesio chromosome 1, ASM4071231v1 contains these coding sequences:
- the LOC142631919 gene encoding 14-3-3-like protein A isoform X1, with protein MSPTDSSREENVYMAKLAEQAERYEEMVEFMEKVAKTVDVEELTVEERNLLSVAYKNVIGARRASWRIISSIEQKEESRGNEDHVVIIKEYRGKIENELSKICDGILGLLETHLIPSASAAESKVFYLKMKGDYHRYLAEFKTGAERKEAAESTLLAYKSAQQDIALAELPPTHPIRLGLALNFSVFYYEILNSPDRACNLAKQAFDEAISELDTLGEESYKDSTLIMQLLRDNLTLWTSDITDDAGDEIKEASKRESGEGQPPQQQ; from the exons ATGTCGCCAACTGACTCTTCACGTGAGGAGAATGTCTATATGGCCAAGTTAGCCGAGCAGGCTGAGCGCTATGAGGAAATGGTTGAGTTCATGGAGAAAGTTGCAAAGACAGTGGATGTTGAGGAGTTGACTGTGGAGGAAAGGAACCTCCTCTCTGTGGCTTACAAGAATGTGATTGGGGCCAGGAGGGCTTCATGGAGGATCATCTCTTCCATTGAGCAGAAGGAGGAGAGTAGGGGAAATGAGGATCATGTTGTGATCATCAAGGAGTACAGGGGCAAGATTGAGAATGAGCTGAGCAAGATCTGTGACGGCATTTTAGGTCTTCTTGAGACGCATCTCATTCCATCGGCCTCAGCTGCTGAGTCGAAGGTGTTTTATCTCAAGATGAAGGGTGATTACCACAGGTACTTGGCTGAGTTTAAGACTGGTGCTGAGAGGAAGGAAGCTGCTGAGAGCACCTTGTTGGCGTACAAGTCTGCTCAG CAGGATATTGCTTTGGCTGAACTTCCTCCTACTCACCCAATAAGGCTGGGTCTTGCTCTTAACTTCTCTGTGTTCTACTATGAAATCCTTAACTCACCTGATCGTGCTTGCAATCTTGCAAAACAG GCTTTTGATGAGGCTATATCTGAGTTGGATACATTGGGTGAGGAGTCATACAAGGACAGTACCTTGATCATGCAACTTCTCCGAGACAATTTGACTTTGTGGACTTCTGACATCacg GATGATGCTGGGGATGAGATCAAAGAAGCATCTAAGCGTGAGTCAGGCGAGGGTCAGCCACCTCAGCAGCAGTGA
- the LOC142631919 gene encoding 14-3-3-like protein A isoform X2 has protein sequence MSPTDSSREENVYMAKLAEQAERYEEMVEFMEKVAKTVDVEELTVEERNLLSVAYKNVIGARRASWRIISSIEQKEESRGNEDHVVIIKEYRGKIENELSKICDGILGLLETHLIPSASAAESKVFYLKMKGDYHRYLAEFKTGAERKEAAESTLLAYKSAQDIALAELPPTHPIRLGLALNFSVFYYEILNSPDRACNLAKQAFDEAISELDTLGEESYKDSTLIMQLLRDNLTLWTSDITDDAGDEIKEASKRESGEGQPPQQQ, from the exons ATGTCGCCAACTGACTCTTCACGTGAGGAGAATGTCTATATGGCCAAGTTAGCCGAGCAGGCTGAGCGCTATGAGGAAATGGTTGAGTTCATGGAGAAAGTTGCAAAGACAGTGGATGTTGAGGAGTTGACTGTGGAGGAAAGGAACCTCCTCTCTGTGGCTTACAAGAATGTGATTGGGGCCAGGAGGGCTTCATGGAGGATCATCTCTTCCATTGAGCAGAAGGAGGAGAGTAGGGGAAATGAGGATCATGTTGTGATCATCAAGGAGTACAGGGGCAAGATTGAGAATGAGCTGAGCAAGATCTGTGACGGCATTTTAGGTCTTCTTGAGACGCATCTCATTCCATCGGCCTCAGCTGCTGAGTCGAAGGTGTTTTATCTCAAGATGAAGGGTGATTACCACAGGTACTTGGCTGAGTTTAAGACTGGTGCTGAGAGGAAGGAAGCTGCTGAGAGCACCTTGTTGGCGTACAAGTCTGCTCAG GATATTGCTTTGGCTGAACTTCCTCCTACTCACCCAATAAGGCTGGGTCTTGCTCTTAACTTCTCTGTGTTCTACTATGAAATCCTTAACTCACCTGATCGTGCTTGCAATCTTGCAAAACAG GCTTTTGATGAGGCTATATCTGAGTTGGATACATTGGGTGAGGAGTCATACAAGGACAGTACCTTGATCATGCAACTTCTCCGAGACAATTTGACTTTGTGGACTTCTGACATCacg GATGATGCTGGGGATGAGATCAAAGAAGCATCTAAGCGTGAGTCAGGCGAGGGTCAGCCACCTCAGCAGCAGTGA